From the Tripterygium wilfordii isolate XIE 37 chromosome 6, ASM1340144v1, whole genome shotgun sequence genome, one window contains:
- the LOC120000310 gene encoding bifunctional epoxide hydrolase 2-like, with amino-acid sequence MEQIKHTHVEVRGLKLHVAEIGSGPKVVLFLHGFPEIWYSWRHQMIAVANAGYRAIAIDFRGYGLSERPPEPEKGTFMDLVDDVVGLLNALGISKVFLVGKDLGAIPANMLSVIHPDRLYGLVTLGVPFILPGPASLPTDLMPKGFYVTRWEEPGRAEADFGRLDVKTVVKNIYILFSGAELPVASDDQEIMDLVDPSTPLPPWFSEEDLEVYGSLYENSGFRFPLQVPYRALKLDCGISDPNPKVSAPALLIMGDKDYVLKMPGMEEFIRGGQMKHIIPNLDVTFLAEGSHFVQEQFPDQVNALIISFLNKNSI; translated from the exons ATGGAACAGATCAAGCACACCCATGTAGAAGTCAGAGGTCTGAAGCTTCATGTAGCCGAGATCGGCTCTG GTCCTAAGGTGGTGCTGTTCTTGCATGGATTCCCTGAAATATGGTACTCCTGGAGACACCAGATGATCGCTGTTGCAAACGCTGGTTATCGGGCAATAGCCATCGATTTTAGGGGCTATGGCCTCTCTGAGCGGCCTCCTGAGCCAGAGAAAGGAACCTTCATGGACCTTGTCGACGATGTGGTTGGCCTTCTCAATGCTCTTGGCATCAGCAAG GTTTTTCTTGTAGGGAAGGACCTTGGAGCCATACCAGCAAACATGCTGTCTGTCATTCACCCTGACAGGCTTTATGGGTTGGTGACACTAGGTGTTCCTTTCATTTTACCAGGTCCGGCTTCCCTCCCAACCGATCTCATGCCTAAAGGTTTCTATGTGACAAGGTGGGAG GAGCCAGGGCGAGCTGAAGCAGATTTCGGCCGCTTAGATGTTAAAACAGTGGTTAAAAACATCTACATTCTCTTCTCTGGAGCCGAGCTTCCTGTAGCTAGTGATGACCAGGAGATAATGGACTTGGTTGACCCTTCAACTCCTCTTCCGCCATGGTTCTCGGAGGAAGATCTTGAAGTTTATGGATCCTTGTACGAGAATTCTGGCTTTCGTTTTCCATTGCAGGTTCCATACAG GGCCTTAAAACTGGATTGTGGAATAAGTGATCCCAATCCCAAAGTCTCAGCTCCAGCACTGCTAATCATGGGTGACaaggattatgtcctaaaaatgCCAGGGATGGAAGAGTTCATAAGGGGTGGGCAAATGAAGCATATTATACCAAACTTGGATGTAACTTTCCTCGCAGAAGGGAGCCACTTCGTTCAAGAACAATTTCCAGACCAGGTGAATGCACTCATCATCAGCTTCCTCAACAAAAATAGcatatga
- the LOC120000308 gene encoding probable polyol transporter 4 yields MGMVGVQENGRTEMGLAGVSLGSKNKYRRMDSELPEDGDDASHHVYQDRRSSTRKYVIACAVFASLNNVLLGYDVGVMSGAIIFIQEDLKITEVQEEVLVGILSVVSLFGSLAGGRTSDIIGRKWTMGLAAVIFQIGAAIMTLAPSFQVLMIGRFLAGVGIGLGVMIAPVYIAEISPSVARGSLTSFPEIFINFGILLGYVSNYAFSGLPVHTNWRVMLAVGILPSIFIGFALFVIPESPRWLVMQNRVEEAKLVLLKTNENEGEVEERLAEIQQAAGFTNGEKHEEKAVWRELLSPSPSVRRMLAVGVGIQCFQQITGIDATVYYSPEIFKEAGVEGNSNVLAATVAVGVSKTAFILVAIFLIDKLGRKPLLYISTIGMTICLFSLGLCLSVLGKGQVGIASAILFVCGNVAFFSIGVGPVCWVLTSEIFPLRLRAQAVALGAVGNRVCSGLVAMSFLSVSRAITVGGTFFIFSAISALSVVFVYTIVPETKGKSLEQIEMLFQNETGGLASEVELGDVEHLVQKE; encoded by the exons ATGGGAATGGTGGGTGTCCAAGAAAATGGGAGGACAGAGATGGGGTTGGCAGGGGTGTCTCTTGGGAGCAAGAACAAATACAGGAGAATGGATTCCGAGCTCCCTGAGGATGGTGATGATGCTTCACATCATGTTTATCAAGACAGGAGGAGCAGTACCAGAAAATATGTAATAGCCTGTGCTGTTTTCGCTTCTCTCAATAATGTTCTTCTTGGATATG ATGTAGGTGTCATGAGTGGAGCCATCATATTCATTCAAGAAGATTTAAAGATAACTGAAGTACAGGAAGAAGTACTTGTCGGAATTCTGAGCGTTGTTTCCCTTTTTGGTAGTTTGGCTGGTGGAAGAACATCCGATATTATTGGTAGAAAATGGACAATGGGTTTAGCTGCAGTTATCTTCCAAATTGGTGCAGCTATAATGACACTTGCTCCTTCGTTTCAAGTACTAATGATAGGAAGATTCTTGGCTGGGGTTGGAATAGGCCTTGGAGTCATGATTGCTCCTGTCTATATAGCTGAGATATCACCCAGTGTAGCTAGAGGCTCACTTACCTCCTTCCCAGAGATTTTCATTAATTTCGGTATCTTACTTGGATATGTTTCCAACTATGCATTTTCAGGTCTTCCAGTGCATACAAACTGGAGAGTAATGCTTGCTGTGGGAATTTTGCCCTCAATCTTTATCGGATTTGCACTCTTCGTAATCCCTGAGTCACCGAGGTGGTTGGTCATGCAGAATCGAGTTGAAGAAGCAAAATTGGTGCTGTTGAAAACAAATGAGAATGAAGGAGAGGTGGAGGAGAGACTTGCAGAAATACAACAAGCTGCTGGTTTTACTAATGGAGAGAAGCATGAAGAAAAAGCTGTGTGGCGGGAACTGTTGAGCCCTTCTCCTTCAGTTAGACGGATGTTGGCCGTTGGTGTTGGAATCCAGTGTTTCCAACAGATCACAGGAATAGATGCAACTGTTTATTACAGCCCTGAAATCTTCAAAGAAGCTGGAGTTGAGGGAAATTCAAATGTTCTTGCTGCAACAGTTGCTGTGGGTGTGTCGAAGACGGCCTTTATCTTGGTAGCTATATTTCTCATCGACAAACTTGGCAGAAAGCCCTTGCTCTACATAAGCACAATTGGAATGACTATTTGTTTATTCAGTCTGGGGCTCTGTCTCTCAGTACTGGGAAAAGGACAGGTTGGGATTGCTTCAGCAATTTTATTCGTTTGTGGGAATGTGGCTTTCTTTTCCATTGGGGTTGGCCCTGTTTGCTGGGTTTTGACATCTGAAATATTCCCATTGAGGCTGCGTGCCCAAGCAGTAGCACTTGGGGCAGTGGGAAATAGGGTTTGCAGTGGCTTGGTCGCCATGTCTTTCCTTTCCGTTTCCCGTGCAATTACAGTGGGTGGAacattcttcattttctcagcAATTTCAGCTCTCTCTGTTGTCTTTGTTTACACAATTGTTCCTGAGACTAAAGGAAAGTCACTAGAGCAGATTGAGATGCTATTTCAAAATGAAACTGGAGGCCTAGCAAGTGAAGTGGAACTAGGTGATGTTGAGCATCTTGTGCAGAAAGAATAA